In one window of Bemisia tabaci chromosome 6, PGI_BMITA_v3 DNA:
- the LOC140224759 gene encoding zinc finger BED domain-containing protein 4-like, which yields MCTTVYGTTLVSISPLFSLMSPRREFSDHAITSNKPPRSFRFFNCGNGAVVSGAVMASLIWKYYEKIRDEQNNKTVSGRCKEQKCAKLFNIPTGVTTTLRRHLESKHPFSYAELIAEEKKRKPSQPKNTPSVSNYLNKKVTVTPEQKKTLDEKLGLMIARDYQPFSIVEDEGFKDFVTTLYNYQLPSRTTLSRTIIPRIYDNLKGQVKKMLQAVNERDICFTTDIWTSRAKHSYITVTAHFVTDDFQLKTVNLDTRHFPGNHTADNISNVIDEVLKEWGLNIPREKYLVSDNAPNMVAAFDEESFIRIYCFDHTLQLAIADAKKNFPTLLPLFSKCQKIVGRYNHSALANGRLRINQIALNKPQHNMIQNVETRWNSEFLMIERLVEQKEPIMLELTEANEDGLLGQEWHTLEGLTDLLRPFDEATTQMSSETLPTLSMVIPVVKGLIHGLETFIEERRNGTTFARGLLRAMKVRFPDYNSDLLNNTAMFFNPFFKTALMEVHMKNLIIDKVKKLALAKRVAIQDSTIEDDTQMENPTESISKSKSRLWSSINEVMDQNLADVITENPNEEIIKEIEAYLNEKVTRSKDKESDPMEWWRCNSGKFPSLASVAKNFLCILATSVSSERVCSTAGNTVSIRRQCLSPLTAPMLIFIHQNYGKL from the exons ATGTGCACGACTGTCTACGGAACAACACTGGTATCAATTTCTCCACTTTTCTCTTTGATGTCACCGCGCCGcgagttttcggatcacgcgaTCACGTCAAATAAGCCGCCGCGAAGTTTTCGGTTTTTTAACTGCGGTAATGGTGCGGTAGTTTCAGGTGCGGTAATGGCTAGTTTAATTTGGAAATATTATGAAAAGATTCGGGATGAACAGAATAATAAAACTGTATCTGGTCGGTGTAAGGAACAAAAGTGTGCGAAATTGTTTAACATTCCAACGGGAGTGACAACCACTCTACGCCGGCACTTGGAGTCTAAACACCCGTTTTCCTATGCGGAACTTATTgccgaagaaaagaaaagaaaaccaagtCAGCCAAAGAATACTCCTTcagtttcaaattatttaaacAAGAAAGTGACAGTGACACCTGAGCAGAAGAAAACGTTAGATGAGAAATTGGGTCTCATGATAGCACGTGATTATCAACCATTTTCGATCGTTGAAGATGAAGGTTTCAAAGATTTTGTCACCACATTGTACAACTACCAACTTCCAAGCAGAACAACTCTGTCAAGAACAATTATACCGAGaatttacgataatttgaaagGTCAAGTTAAGAAGATGTTGCAAGCTGTGAATGAACGAGACATATGCTTTACGACAGACATTTGGACAAGTCGAGCTAAGCATTCTTATATTACCGTAACTGCTCACTTTGTGACAGATGATTTTCAGTTAAAGACTGTTAACCTGGACACTCGCCATTTCCCTGGTAATCACACTGCGGACAATATCAGTAATGTGATTGATGAAGTTCTAAAAGAATGGGGTCTTAACATACCCAGGGAAAAGTATCTTGTTTCAGATAATGCTCCAAATATGGTTGCTGCATTTGATGAGGAATCATTCATTCGTATATATTGTTTTGATCATACTCTACAGTTGGCAATCGCTGATGCCAAGAAGAATTTTCCTACTTTACTACCCCTTTTCTCTAAATGCCAGAAAATCGTTGGAAGATATAACCATAGTGCCTTGGCAAATGGGAGACTAAGGATCAATCAAATAGCCCTCAATAAACCCCAGCATAACATGATTCAAAATGTCGAAACTAGATGGAATAGTGAGTTTTTGATGATAGAAAGATTGGTTGAGCAGAAGGAGCCTATTATGCTGGAGCTGACTGAGGCCAACGAAGATGGTCTCCTTGGACAGGAATGGCATACTCTAGAGGGCCTGACTGATCTCCTACGCCCGTTTGATGAAGCGACAACACAAATGTCCTCAGAAACGTTACCTACTTTGTCAATGGTAATCCCAGTTGTGAAAGGATTAATCCATGGTCTAGAAACATTCATAGAAGAGAGAAGAAATGGTACGACTTTTGCTAGAGGTCTTTTAAGAGCGATGAAAGTAAGATTTCCAGACTACAACTCTGACCTTTTAAATAATACCGCTATGTTTTTCAACCCATTTTTCAAGACAGCCCTGATGGAGGTACATATGAAGAATTTGATCATTGACAAAGTTAAGAAACTAGCTCTGGCCAAGAGGGTAGCAATACAAGATTCTACAATAGAGGATGATACACAGATGGAAAATCCAACAGAATCAATTAGCAAGAGCAAGAGCAGATTATGGTCTTCCATTAATGAAGTAATGGATCAAAATTTAGCAG ATGTTATTACTGAGAATCCCAATGAAGAGATAATAAAGGAAATAGAAGCATACTTGAATGAGAAAGTAACTAGAAGTAAAGATAAAGAATCTGATCCGATGGAATGGTGGAGGTGCAATAGCGGAAAGTTTCCTTCACTGGCATCTGTAGCAAAGAACTTCTTGTGTATTCTCGCTACAAGTGTGTCATCTGAGAGGGTTTGCTCAACTGCAGGGAACACTGTTTCCATTCGGCGACAGTGCTTGAGCCCCCTCACTGCGCCCATGCTAATCTTTATCCATCAGAACTATGGTAAACTTTAG